cagAATGtcaaaaactatatttttattgttttatcatcTTTAAACATTGTACAAAAATGTTATCTTTTTTTGTAATAGAAAAATCAGTAGTATGTTATCTAAATTGCAGTTTGTTAATAGtttaaaaaagcaagaaaaatatatatttatttagcataTTCAGTTCAGGTAATGGTGAAATAAAAGAGACAAGTTAAATGAGAATCTGTGAAAAGTAGCGACATTTCAGACAAATGTCTCCATTTCGGCAAATCTCTAATAAACACACATAAATCAGCTTAGCACACATAAATCATTTAGTAATGGACaatcttgctctttctttttctggtgtggtcctgatgagtgccagtttcatcacttaaaggagaactctggtgtaaaatgtacttttgttgtagtaaaacatgataaaaagttcatatctttgttgaatagctcacctccattctcccacagcgttcagaaaTCCAGTAATCTTGTGCTTTTTATTCAGTatttcggggcatattttgccccaataaaccTCATAGCCTATGCAGAGTCTATATATATTTaagtctatgttattatcagtacaggaatggcggcgctcagagctgaagctagcggtATATGATGTAatcagtggtgtttaataagctttttgtgcactttttgagTTCTAAATGACtcgtttaaatgtcaggactctcctctcagattctagtaaggaggtgtggagctactttgagctggataacggtgtaaaaacggcgtaagaactttttattatgttttactacaacaaaaatccattttacaccagagttctcctttaaaagagAAACATGTTCTGATCTCCACATAGCTTAGCACACATAAAGCACACATTTGGTTATGGGAATCTCTTGCACTTCCTTTTctggtgcggtcctgatgagtgccagtttcatcacttaAGGATGCTTTCAGATGAACTCCGGACGCACCACGAAGGTGTAGAAGTAGTTATCAGGGCAGGGGTTGGGTAGACTCATGGTGCCGTTGCTGGGAATGGCTGCCTTGTCGTTTTTGAAGTCTTGGACGTGAAAGACGGTGTTCTCAGTCTTGCAGGTGAGAATTAGCTTGTTGCTGAAGCGAATGGTACTTTGGTAGGAGCGGTCGTAGGTAATGAGCCTGGCCATTGGTAGAGATTCACAGGTGAAGCCTTGGTTGGAGCATTCCCAGCTGTAGAGGAGAACCTGCGCCTGCCACTGGAGGATCTTCTGATTGTAGAGAACACTGTTGTGGGCTGGAGTGGAGAACGATCCCTGCCTTTCGGGATTGGAGTAGTAGTTGTGGCGATACTGGTTGTACATGTTGTTTCGTGTGGAAGTGGAATTGAGGACCAGACTCCAGTTGCTGGAGGTGTAGATTCTGGGCAGGTAACTGTCGGAGTCGTTGAAATGCTTCCTGATCTTTGAGAACGGAAGGCTGTTGAACTGGAAGGCTCTCAAAATGGCGCTACTGAAGTACTCTTCGTTGCTCTGGTACAAAGACGAGGTGAACTGGAAGTCGTAGAGCTTTTCCACTGGGATCATGCAGAAGCGGATCTGATTCAGGAGGCTGATTAGGCGTTTGGGTGAGGTCACGTCCGTCCTCTGCTCCAGCCAGTTCTCCAGAGTCTCCAGAAGAAACGCCTCGTCCTCCACCACCAGGTCCGAGCGAGACAGCAGAGCTTCCATCATGTGTACGGTGATGGTCTTCCAGGCTGGAGAGCTGACGAACGACTCGAAGTTCCAGGACAGGTACTGCAGGACGTTCTCCTGCAGCAGCAGGTCTTCGGTGCGGATGCCGTACTCGTACAGGGACACCTGAGTGCGGAAGGTCTTGTCCTGAGGAAGCAGCAGAGTGAAGACCTTGCCGACTTCCTCCAGAAGATGCTCCATCCCAAACATGTAGGATAACTGGTGCTGGCACTGGGCTGAAGCCAGGGTGACGTCCAGCTTACGTGTGTAGAAAtacctgcaataaaaaaaaaattaaatacgaAAAATAAAATGCAGTACTGTTATATGCAATACAGTGGTTGCAAGTTTTCAGTTTTAACTCAAATAAACCCagataaacccaaataaacccaaaataaataaatcctctaCAGATATTTCTACAGATATAATTAATCTCCACCTAATTTAACCCCTTATTTGCATTATTCGCAAATCCTAACTTACCAGcagtgtagtgctgggcgatatgggaaaaaaatcacatatcacgatatggatttttttttatatgacgaTATATATAACGATATATATtccatgatataccacatttgagcatgttttcagttattctttgaaaaatatgacaaaataatatcattgcttactttttttccaactttattttttaaaagtgacattaaaccaaacttttacaaatgagaattactaccttttagttcagcaatatatatgtatcaaaacagatgaggtagatatagtacctatttttttttaattatacaggtatttaaattgagtcaaaataaaatcaaaatcaaaataaactcaattaacattttttttttaaagtgtccgtcaaataacgtaaagcagcgtcatgtcgcaagtttactttattattatttccgtatataaaccgagtttatgtgTTTAAAGTGACCAcagcaatacatttcatcgtagcctactttatatatttgcatgaataattgatgaaattactgtagaaacgatagagacgatAAAAGGTAAGTAGCATTTATCGTGTCTCTCGCACAGCActacatcagtgtgtagtcttgcccatcAAGGCTTCCTTCCATTGGggtgttttatattgtattttatataatggttgtttgcctagtcatggtgttgtaggctataagagcaagttaccgtcTTCTGTAGTGTTAACACTAAAGAAGGTCGAGCTACAGTATATAATCCCTGGAAAAGAGTTGAAATCAATTTCTCTGGAAGTTAATTCAACACTTGCCTTTTTTTAGCTGTGCCTTCTGTAAAAATATTGAAGAgcgaataattaataattaatactgaGCAATGGCTAATTTAGTTCAATCCTATTGAAGTGTTTCCTCTAACAGTAGGATTGTTTTAGGCAGCGGCAGCAGAATTACTGActacatcagtgtgtagtcttacccaccagggctcccttccattgggtattttataataatttaaataatagtcaacgtgttgtaggctataagagcaagttaccatcatCTGTAGTGTACAATGTGTGGTGTAAAGTGTTTTATTAGTACTGTATTAGGAACCAAAAACACAAGCTCACCTTTCCtgattaataattcaataataaatagtCATAACAATTGATCAATCTGTTTCTAATTTATGTTTTAAGTCTTTTCAGTGTTCAGTTGTGTAACCATTTAGGGAGTTCATGAATTGAACATTGAAATGTTGCCTCTAACTCTAGGATTGTTTTAAGCAGCGACAGCAGAAATCCCAGCAAATtacatgtttaagttcatttttacgctCTATTCACTTcactaaaataaaagataaagtaaataaagagatATAGCCTCACTTATCACGCTCTGTATCGCAATAACTATGCTAAAATGATATATTGAGCAGCCCTGCTTCATATAAAGGATGATTCTAATGACTGAACACTCCTGGTCTGAGCTTTCAGAGGGATCTTTACCTGAAGAAGCTGTAGACGTGATGATGGCAGGTCTGGCTGATGTCTACAGAGATGTTTCTGGTGGATTCTGAGATGTTTAGCTGGGGGTAAAGAGAGAGGATCACTCTGTGGACGCAGAATGTTTTCCCATGACTTTGATCATCACTGGAATCAACGACCAGAACGTCGACATCGCAGTTTTCCGCCTGATCGAAGAGGGAACCGAGATCTTCAGAGAGTCCGATGCTGTGGTCCAGTGAAAACTTCTGATCATCGTCCACACTACTGCCTGAAAACAGATGAGAAAGTCATTCTAAAAATTCACATGAAGATGATTTTGTACTTTTTACCAATTTTCTCGCCACAATTTAGCTTTATTCAATTCCCTCTCCCCTTTATTAGAACTAGTAATGTTCCCATCATTactcctcctctgatacatgtgaagtcagactccgcctctttttcaactgccaCCAATCACTGGGCAGCATCACAGtttgctcggaggaaagcgccgaATCCCCAGCACTaaaacatcagccaacagacgcctgtactgaccagcatcacaatgagagtgatgaggggagagagagcaccatctactgtactctctctctctcttagactccggctgctgatggagaaacagcatgatctactgtactctctctctctctctctctcagactccggctgctgatggagaaacagcatgatctactgtactctctctctctctctctctcagactccggctgctgatgtagaaacaacatgatctactgtactctctctctctctctctctctctctctctctcagactccggctgctgatggagaaacagcatgaccttctgtactctctctctctctctctctcagactccggctgctgatgtagaaacaacatgatctactgtactctctctctctctctctctcagactccggctgctgatgtagaaacaacatgatctactgtactctctctctctctctctctctctctctctctcgaacttcaactgctgatggagaaacaacatgatctactgtactctctctctctctctctctctctctctcaaactccggctgctgatggagaaacaacatgatctactgtactctctctctctctctctctctctctctctctctctctcagactccggctgctgatggagaagcagcatgatctactgtactctctctctctctctctctctctctctctctctctctctctctctctctctctctcagactctggctgctgatggagaagcagcatgatctactgtactctctctctctctctctctctctctctctctcagactccggctgctgatggagaagcagcatgatctactgtactctctctctctctctctctctctctctctctctcagactccggctgctgatggagaagcagcagcatgacctactgtactctctctctctctctctctctctctctctctctctctctctctctctcagactccggctgctgatggagaagcagcatgatctactgtactatTTTTgatggctattcactgtatacctgtaactctacctcttcactactttaattTAACTGATGGtttcaaacactttaagagacaagaaattcaagcaattaactcttgatgagttcagcacagctgttaactgaaagcctgaattccaggagactctacctcataaaacggactgagaaaatccagcagagatgttcaaaactagAGGAGCTACTTCAaagaatctaaaaaatgtaaaacatattcatGCACTGAACTTAAGGCGTGTCCAAACGTGTTTACCCACAGCTCATAGCaaagtgcagcattctttagcttccatgagacatgccaaaagtaatgggacactaTACTAGTCCCTGCTGTGTGATTTTAGTATActattgtacagtatattataatatatattattatataacagcTCACCGCTCTCACAGATCACTCCTGCATCCTCTTTGTGGGAACAGTCGGTTATACCCCACCCTTTAAAGCGACAACTGGCCAATGAGCTTTCAGATCCTGTGCAGGTTACATCATCCAGCCAGATTGGTCCAGAACCTgaatatatattaacataaatatacgtttttaaacatttttacactaaaacaaataaaatttaattaatttattaatattcattaaAGCGTACCTTCCCCATTGACTCCGCCCACGGAGGCGGAGACAGCGCCAGGGAACCCCAGCTGGCGACACACCACCTGAGCCTGGGCCATCTCCCAATTATCATCACACACCGTGCCCCACTGCCCGCTGTGGTACACCTCCACCCGGCCCGCGGTGGGCACGCTCCCCACCAGCCTGACTCCGCCCTCCTGCGGCGCCCCCTTCCGCTGGACGCCTGCAGATTTACataatacactttattttacaaaaaaaaaacaattatttaattcAATTAGCTACAGAAATACAATGGAGTTtctataaaaatgcaaaaacaatgtGAAcacactgtgaataaaaaaattaaatgataaaaaaacagattttccagCATCAAGTGTGCAAGAAAATTTCAACTGGCAACCCTGATACAAACAATGCCAATGCCAATGTTTTTAAAGAAACAATTTGCAACTTGCAACCATGCAGCTGGAAAATAACAGTTTTTCTGGCAACCCTGCtaaataaccattaaaaaaaacagatgttttCTGGCAACCCTGCTaaataaccattaaaaaacagatgtttTCTGGCAACCCTGTtaaataaccattaaaaaaacagatgttttCTGGCAACCCTGCTaaataaccattaaaaataattagacattttctgGCAACCCTGCTAAATAACCATTTTAACAAACATGTTTTGGCAACCCAGCTAAATAACCATtactaaaaaatagtttttttgtcaACCCTACTAAATAACCAATTATTTTCTTTTGTCTACCCAACTAAATaaccattaaaaatataatttaatgggCAACCCTACTAaataaccacaaaaaaaaacttggtaacacttcctatgaagcctgtattcataatgcattatgagtgtatttataatgcgttatatgacatacataatgccttataatgactgtaataagcttgtataataactcataagcgcttacaatgacattcataacacattataagctacaagtataaggatttataaagccagggtttataatgccttataatgtctgttcataagaacgttgaacatactaatgttgtaatgcactataacacatatatggtatattctagtatcacaagttataatgcattataatgtgcatctttaatttttaaattaaagtacataacacattataaagcattatatacagtcattacaggctttaagtgaagtgagtttttgtatatgccttttacatgtaaattttactatgccttaatgtaatgcctcatagatcattataagtgctctttactggctttaagtgaagtgtgttttggtaatgctattatactgaaatgtattgagagaaatagaaacacaattgttctgtgtacaactatgtacagtgtgatttgatcttgataaatatatgaggaaatccttgcttaatcttttacaaaatacgttgcaattgcttaactacaataaattatgtttttgaatcgtttgtttttgaatgagttgtatgtcttgtttgtgaatccattctgtgaatctatgtgcgtttctcacttcacttaaagccagtaaagagcacctATAAtgctttgaaagttttttttttaattcaagcgaatattctttaagtataatagcattaccaaaacacacttcacttaaagccagtaaagagcacttataatgctctatgaggcattacattaaggcatagtaaaatttacatgtaaaaggcatataaaaaactcacttcacttaaagcctgtaatgactgtatataatgctttataatgtgttatgtactttaatttaaaaatgcacattataatgcattataacttgtaatactagaatataccatatatgtgttatagtgcattacaacattagtatgttcaacgttcttatgaacagacattataaggcattataaaccctggctttataaatccttatacttgtagcttataatgtgttatgaatgtcattgtaagcgcttatgagttattatacaagcttattacagtcattataaggcattatgtatgtcatataacgcattataaatacactcataatgcattatgaatacaggcttcataggaagtgttaccaaaaacttTTCTGGCAACCATGCTAAATAAgcattaaaaggttttttttttctgacaactCTGCTaaataaccatttttaaaaattgaCATTTTCTGGCAACCCTGCATAATAAccattttaaaaaaacattagacaGTTTCTGGCAATCGTGCTAAATACTGGCAACTTCTATTTCTGCTAagtaaccataaaaaaaaaaaaacattttttggcaACCCTGCTGCCAGAAAACGTCGTTTGTTCAAATATTTTCTGgcaaccccgaatctgcaaagtataatgtacaaatatttttttatattttattaaacagtgtgacagaaaattacattttttttgcattcattttttCTGCATAACAACAATAACGTTGCAACATTTTTAACAAagtatacttttattttacatttaattttgtagTTCAATTTGAGAGATAAAAGCagaagctgtaagaggaagtagTCGGGCTGGTTTGAGCACGTTCTTAGTTCTGCAGACAAAAACAGCCCCAAAAACCAGCGACGCCTGTTTGCATTTCTCAAACACAGAACagcagtaaaataaaagtaaattaatacattaaaagtaAAAGGTGAGATTTACTTATACTCATacttataacattattattaattagaacaataaatagtaataataattgataaaagttatatgtatttttttctgcaagCAGATAGATGCAAACTTGCAAAACATCACTTAATCACTTCTTAAATAATGGAATTACTGcatatgcaacacacacacatatagaacaGCGCAATATACTGACCAAATATACTCCAGCTCTGTGCAGAGACCTGGAGAAACAGAAGAGGCCAAACGATGGCAAATAAAGATCTGCACCGCGTCATCTTTCCAAATCTGcaacaaaaatgatcaaataatacaattaataataaaaaagggaaTTAAGACATATTGCAACTAATTtcaatataaaatacagaataaactTTAGCATAAATGTGCTAAATCATTCCAGAGAAGCAGATTGAATCTTACCTCTGCAGCACGAAACAGATAAAAATCACAGCCTCTACCTCTCTTATATGGAACCTCCAGCAGCCTATCAGAGCGCAGAGCTGCCTGAGTTTCATTTCATGAGAAAACATGAAGTGGGAACCTGAAACTCAAGTTCAGACAAAGCAGCAGACCCGTGATTACACAACACTGCATCCTACATATACTATATACTGCAGAGTTTATACCGCCAATAATCTGCTCATCCCGGGAAAAGGAAACTGAAGGAGCTAAAAATTAACatgcattactctgtaggtag
The sequence above is drawn from the Astyanax mexicanus isolate ESR-SI-001 chromosome 19, AstMex3_surface, whole genome shotgun sequence genome and encodes:
- the LOC103028209 gene encoding galectin-3-binding protein A; protein product: MTRCRSLFAIVWPLLFLQVSAQSWSIFGVQRKGAPQEGGVRLVGSVPTAGRVEVYHSGQWGTVCDDNWEMAQAQVVCRQLGFPGAVSASVGGVNGEGSGPIWLDDVTCTGSESSLASCRFKGWGITDCSHKEDAGVICESGSSVDDDQKFSLDHSIGLSEDLGSLFDQAENCDVDVLVVDSSDDQSHGKTFCVHRVILSLYPQLNISESTRNISVDISQTCHHHVYSFFRYFYTRKLDVTLASAQCQHQLSYMFGMEHLLEEVGKVFTLLLPQDKTFRTQVSLYEYGIRTEDLLLQENVLQYLSWNFESFVSSPAWKTITVHMMEALLSRSDLVVEDEAFLLETLENWLEQRTDVTSPKRLISLLNQIRFCMIPVEKLYDFQFTSSLYQSNEEYFSSAILRAFQFNSLPFSKIRKHFNDSDSYLPRIYTSSNWSLVLNSTSTRNNMYNQYRHNYYSNPERQGSFSTPAHNSVLYNQKILQWQAQVLLYSWECSNQGFTCESLPMARLITYDRSYQSTIRFSNKLILTCKTENTVFHVQDFKNDKAAIPSNGTMSLPNPCPDNYFYTFVVRPEFI